The Candidatus Woesearchaeota archaeon genome window below encodes:
- a CDS encoding FAD-binding protein encodes MVTQNDTEVVIVGGGLAGVSAAYELGKSGE; translated from the coding sequence ATGGTTACTCAAAATGATACTGAAGTTGTTATAGTCGGCGGCGGGCTTGCCGGCGTCAGCGCAGCGTATGAATTAGGAAAATCAGGTGAATGA
- a CDS encoding DUF2203 domain-containing protein, giving the protein MEIEGENKKFLTVEEANRVLATLEVQMLKLQELNKAIALLRSVSFEYDDDHQNLVSAVKLNHQFHTISAEFYTILHRLLDAGCVVKDIDTGLVDFYSTIDNRIICLCWQLGEKHIQFWHETDAGAQGRKPIAMLRQQSVE; this is encoded by the coding sequence ATGGAAATAGAGGGTGAAAACAAAAAGTTCCTCACCGTAGAGGAAGCAAACCGCGTGCTTGCCACGCTTGAGGTGCAAATGCTCAAGTTGCAGGAGCTCAACAAAGCAATTGCCCTGCTCCGTTCAGTGTCGTTTGAATATGACGATGACCACCAAAACCTGGTCAGCGCCGTCAAGCTCAACCACCAGTTCCACACGATTTCTGCAGAATTTTACACCATCCTCCACCGGCTTTTGGATGCCGGCTGTGTGGTCAAAGATATTGACACCGGGCTTGTTGATTTCTACTCCACGATTGACAATCGAATCATCTGCCTCTGCTGGCAACTCGGCGAGAAGCACATTCAGTTCTGGCACGAGACCGACGCCGGCGCACAGGGAAGAAAGCCAATTGCAATGCTTCGGCAGCAGAGTGTGGAATAA
- a CDS encoding NAD-binding protein, which produces MDTSLVQAPATTKKVVFSIIMLVALLAAATILLTKQQNGQQNPGEAFSNAINIVLHLGIPSDAQDSGLLVLISIAGAVITVYLTLIFVRAVYTDAMKKSVQEAKLVKKINELSNHYIICGGGSLGFSVGKALIKRGMPAVVIDSDNERVAELNAAGVPAIEGDCFEKEYLKQAGIMKAKTVIACLNDDGDNVLVTMLVKEMNPNVKVIAEATYDKYVNQLKRAGADEVVLPREIGGMYIAKIAAGGSTAGVNPP; this is translated from the coding sequence GTGGATACTTCACTCGTACAGGCGCCTGCAACAACAAAGAAGGTCGTCTTCTCAATTATCATGCTGGTTGCCCTGCTTGCCGCTGCAACAATCCTGCTCACCAAGCAACAGAACGGCCAGCAGAATCCAGGAGAGGCGTTCAGCAATGCTATCAACATTGTACTTCATCTTGGTATCCCCAGTGATGCACAAGACAGCGGCCTGCTCGTGCTGATTTCAATTGCAGGTGCGGTCATTACGGTCTATCTCACGTTAATTTTTGTCAGGGCAGTGTATACTGATGCAATGAAAAAAAGTGTCCAGGAGGCGAAACTCGTGAAAAAAATAAATGAGCTTTCCAATCATTATATCATCTGCGGCGGCGGGAGTCTCGGCTTCAGCGTCGGCAAGGCACTCATCAAGCGAGGCATGCCCGCAGTGGTAATCGACAGCGACAATGAACGTGTTGCCGAATTGAATGCAGCCGGCGTTCCGGCCATTGAAGGCGACTGTTTTGAGAAAGAATATCTGAAACAAGCAGGTATCATGAAGGCAAAAACAGTCATTGCCTGCCTCAATGATGATGGGGATAACGTACTCGTCACGATGTTGGTCAAGGAGATGAATCCCAACGTGAAAGTGATTGCCGAAGCAACGTATGATAAATATGTCAACCAGCTCAAGCGTGCCGGCGCCGATGAAGTCGTTCTCCCCCGTGAAATCGGCGGCATGTACATTGCAAAGATTGCTGCCGGCGGAAGCACAGCCGGTGTGAATCCGCCGTAA
- a CDS encoding type II toxin-antitoxin system HicB family antitoxin, producing MEKNYNYTVLIEQDEDGVYVAKVPDIPGCYTQGKTVQEVLERIKEAIEVCLEAEKSEQYQPLKFVGVQQVEVTSV from the coding sequence ATGGAAAAAAATTATAATTATACCGTGTTGATAGAACAAGATGAAGATGGAGTGTATGTAGCAAAAGTTCCTGACATTCCCGGATGTTATACACAAGGAAAAACAGTTCAGGAGGTATTAGAGCGAATTAAAGAAGCTATTGAAGTTTGTTTGGAAGCAGAAAAATCAGAACAGTATCAACCATTAAAGTTTGTAGGCGTCCAGCAGGTTGAGGTTACTTCTGTATGA
- a CDS encoding type II toxin-antitoxin system HicA family toxin, producing the protein MCKLLEKIGFQKICQKGSHIRYKHPDGRLTVVPVHSNEDLGKGLLKEILNQIKMDRDEYERLRRKV; encoded by the coding sequence ATGTGTAAATTGTTGGAAAAAATAGGGTTTCAAAAAATATGCCAAAAAGGAAGCCATATTCGGTACAAACACCCTGATGGCCGCCTTACTGTTGTTCCCGTACACAGTAACGAAGATCTGGGGAAAGGGTTGTTGAAAGAAATTCTAAATCAGATTAAGATGGATAGAGACGAGTACGAGAGATTAAGAAGAAAAGTGTAG
- the metG gene encoding methionine--tRNA ligase, with translation MAQRKKTTASKAKKTKPAKKQAQQASAPQKILITSALPYVNNVPHLGNIIGCVLSADVFARFCRSTGHETLYICGTDEHGTATETKALEEGVTPKQICDKYYAIHKQIYEWFGCSFDCTLGRTSTDTHTKITQDIFLKLNKNGYITKKHVEQLFCEHCKKFLADRFIEGSCPHCNYSRARGDQCESCGKLLNATELKNPTCKVCTSKPIIKTSEHLFVNLAKLQPKLAAWVKKQSIDGFWSSNAITVTNAWLKEGLKERCITRDLTWGVPVPLKGFEKKVFYVWFDAPIGYPSITAHEFAKQNKPANEWKNWWQAHDVHLYQFMAKDNIPFHTILFPGSLIGTGDDWNLLHHISSTEYLNYEDGKFSKSSGSGVFGDDAMSTGVPPDVWRYYLLTNRPETQDTQFNWNDFQEKNNHELLANFGNFVNRTLVFLEKYFESTVPDAKLADKDRAFINHIDGEIDVLTNLLQHVKLKDAMRHFMAISKLCNQYFQENEPWTLLKKGEKTRCGTVLNICVNMVRDLAVIAEPFLPFTSREIFRQLNLKDKEPFVWDSALKQPLNKGHKINQPRPLFRKLEDPEIQGFRERFKGKSKAGAKEKKESDPLSFVDLRVAAIVDVRRHPNADKLYIEQIDLGPKKVQIISGLADYYTPEQLLGKKVVVVANLAPAKLRGEMSHGMLLAGSKESTETGGKKIVRILEAPKNSMPGDAIVVDGIESTPKRELTIDEFFKAALVVKNKKVFYGNKKLKTKSGDIAVELDTGTVG, from the coding sequence ATGGCGCAGCGGAAAAAAACAACAGCGAGCAAGGCAAAAAAAACAAAACCAGCGAAAAAGCAAGCACAGCAAGCGTCAGCACCCCAAAAAATCCTTATCACCAGCGCGCTGCCGTACGTCAACAACGTCCCGCATCTCGGCAACATAATCGGCTGTGTGCTGTCGGCAGATGTGTTTGCCCGTTTCTGCAGAAGCACCGGCCATGAAACCCTCTACATCTGCGGCACGGACGAGCACGGCACCGCAACTGAAACAAAGGCATTGGAAGAGGGCGTTACGCCAAAACAGATTTGCGACAAATATTATGCCATCCACAAACAGATTTACGAGTGGTTCGGCTGCAGCTTTGACTGCACACTGGGCAGAACATCGACGGATACACACACCAAAATTACGCAAGACATTTTTCTGAAGCTCAACAAAAACGGTTACATCACTAAAAAACATGTTGAACAGCTCTTTTGCGAACACTGCAAAAAATTTCTCGCCGACCGGTTCATCGAAGGCAGTTGTCCGCACTGCAATTATTCGCGCGCCCGCGGTGACCAGTGCGAATCCTGCGGCAAGCTCCTCAATGCCACTGAACTGAAAAATCCGACCTGCAAGGTCTGCACGTCAAAACCAATTATCAAAACATCGGAACACCTTTTTGTTAATCTTGCAAAATTGCAGCCAAAACTTGCCGCGTGGGTCAAAAAGCAGAGCATTGATGGTTTCTGGTCGTCAAACGCAATCACCGTGACCAACGCGTGGCTCAAGGAAGGGCTCAAAGAACGGTGCATCACACGCGACCTCACCTGGGGCGTGCCGGTTCCACTGAAGGGCTTTGAAAAAAAAGTGTTTTACGTCTGGTTCGATGCGCCCATCGGCTATCCCTCAATCACCGCGCATGAGTTTGCCAAACAAAACAAACCTGCAAACGAATGGAAAAACTGGTGGCAGGCACACGATGTTCATTTATACCAATTCATGGCAAAAGATAATATTCCGTTCCACACCATTCTCTTTCCCGGCTCGCTTATTGGCACGGGCGATGACTGGAATCTGCTCCACCACATCAGTTCCACTGAATATCTCAATTACGAAGACGGCAAATTTTCAAAAAGTTCAGGAAGTGGTGTATTCGGCGACGACGCGATGAGCACCGGCGTCCCTCCGGATGTCTGGCGGTATTATCTTCTGACAAACCGGCCGGAAACACAAGATACCCAATTTAACTGGAATGATTTTCAGGAAAAAAATAATCATGAACTGCTCGCCAATTTCGGAAACTTTGTCAACCGAACGCTGGTGTTTCTTGAAAAATATTTTGAAAGCACAGTTCCTGATGCAAAGCTCGCTGACAAAGACCGGGCATTCATCAACCATATCGACGGTGAGATTGATGTTCTCACCAACTTGCTCCAGCACGTCAAGCTGAAAGACGCGATGCGCCATTTCATGGCGATTTCAAAATTATGCAATCAATACTTCCAAGAAAATGAACCGTGGACGCTGCTGAAAAAAGGAGAAAAAACACGCTGCGGTACCGTGCTTAACATTTGCGTGAACATGGTACGCGACCTTGCGGTTATTGCCGAGCCCTTTTTGCCGTTTACCTCCCGTGAGATTTTCCGGCAGCTGAACCTGAAAGACAAAGAACCATTTGTTTGGGACTCTGCGCTGAAACAGCCGCTGAACAAAGGGCACAAAATAAATCAGCCACGGCCACTCTTCAGAAAACTCGAAGACCCAGAAATTCAAGGATTTAGGGAACGCTTCAAGGGAAAATCAAAAGCGGGAGCAAAAGAAAAAAAAGAGTCTGATCCTTTATCCTTTGTTGACCTTCGTGTTGCGGCTATTGTTGACGTGCGTCGCCATCCGAATGCCGACAAGCTGTACATCGAACAAATTGATCTCGGGCCGAAAAAGGTGCAGATTATCTCAGGGCTTGCTGATTACTACACACCTGAACAACTCCTCGGCAAAAAGGTCGTTGTTGTTGCCAACCTTGCGCCGGCGAAATTGCGTGGCGAGATGAGCCATGGAATGCTGTTGGCAGGAAGCAAAGAAAGCACAGAAACGGGTGGCAAGAAAATTGTGCGGATTCTTGAAGCACCGAAAAATTCTATGCCTGGCGATGCGATTGTTGTTGACGGGATTGAATCAACGCCCAAACGCGAGCTTACCATTGACGAATTTTTTAAGGCGGCGCTCGTGGTGAAAAATAAAAAAGTGTTCTATGGGAATAAGAAGCTGAAAACGAAATCCGGAGATATTGCTGTTGAGCTTGATACAGGGACGGTTGGGTAA
- a CDS encoding aminotransferase class V-fold PLP-dependent enzyme: MEQHGVIEQLKSLTSHSHIQLTHRGDGAILLALHIVKCASIEHRKPTAAYPTILIPDQAGWLSYQTLPKLLGFNIVEVKTDNGLIDLADLKEKITSTTAAAILIQSLGGYFVQQPMEDIISICKKNNCLVIEDISGSIGFLPSYDSDIKVCSFGLDKLVNVGTGGCLSCKENYLTQFAEEFAPTVRLVQPLFDTALLLQKLTALKSRVAFLSAKAQNIKSDLVHHTIIHRQSVAINVVAVFSSAAEQSALIEYCQKNKIPFKQCPRYNRVLAPAISIEVKKLS; encoded by the coding sequence ATGGAACAGCACGGCGTTATTGAACAATTAAAATCTCTTACCAGCCATTCCCATATTCAGCTCACCCATCGCGGCGATGGAGCGATTTTGTTAGCGCTGCACATAGTGAAATGCGCATCAATCGAACACCGAAAACCGACTGCCGCTTACCCAACCATTCTCATTCCCGACCAAGCCGGTTGGCTGTCCTATCAAACGCTGCCAAAATTGCTCGGCTTCAACATTGTCGAGGTGAAAACCGACAACGGCCTCATCGACCTCGCTGATTTGAAAGAAAAAATAACATCAACAACCGCTGCAGCCATTCTCATCCAAAGCCTCGGCGGCTATTTTGTGCAGCAGCCGATGGAAGACATCATCTCAATCTGCAAAAAAAATAACTGCCTTGTGATTGAAGACATCTCCGGCAGCATCGGGTTTCTTCCGTCGTATGACAGCGACATCAAAGTGTGCAGCTTTGGCCTGGACAAGCTGGTCAATGTGGGCACCGGCGGCTGTTTGTCGTGCAAAGAAAACTATCTTACCCAATTCGCCGAAGAATTTGCACCGACAGTGCGTCTTGTGCAACCACTTTTTGATACTGCGCTTCTCCTCCAAAAACTCACCGCCTTAAAAAGCCGCGTCGCCTTTTTAAGTGCAAAAGCACAAAACATAAAAAGCGACCTTGTTCATCATACAATTATTCACCGGCAAAGCGTTGCTATCAATGTGGTGGCAGTTTTTTCAAGCGCCGCAGAGCAATCGGCATTGATTGAGTATTGCCAGAAAAACAAAATTCCATTCAAGCAATGCCCACGGTACAACCGCGTGTTGGCTCCTGCAATAAGTATTGAAGTCAAAAAATTGAGCTAA
- a CDS encoding class I SAM-dependent methyltransferase yields the protein MKENYYDAIAAGYEELHRDEQEKKIALVKKYLKVKQTNLLLDVGCGTGITSNFPCDVVGLDPSKKLLERFNAPLAKSVKTICAPAEKMPLPDKKFDVVVSITALQNFDDAERGIKEMCRVGKKNARYAISFLKKSPKKEKLAVLIHKYFVVTKEIEEEKDAIFFGRRKGKI from the coding sequence ATGAAAGAAAACTACTACGACGCCATCGCCGCTGGCTATGAAGAACTGCACCGTGACGAGCAGGAAAAGAAAATTGCGCTGGTCAAAAAATATCTTAAAGTAAAACAAACAAACCTGCTTCTTGACGTCGGCTGCGGCACCGGCATAACGTCGAATTTTCCGTGCGATGTGGTTGGACTTGACCCGTCGAAAAAACTGCTGGAACGGTTCAACGCGCCGCTCGCGAAAAGCGTGAAAACAATTTGCGCACCGGCAGAGAAAATGCCGTTGCCCGACAAGAAGTTTGATGTTGTTGTGTCAATCACCGCGCTTCAGAATTTTGACGATGCAGAAAGAGGGATTAAAGAAATGTGCCGCGTTGGAAAGAAAAACGCGCGCTATGCGATTAGTTTTCTGAAGAAGTCGCCAAAGAAAGAAAAATTGGCCGTGCTGATACACAAATATTTTGTGGTGACGAAAGAGATTGAAGAGGAGAAAGATGCCATATTTTTTGGTCGAAGAAAGGGGAAGATTTAA
- a CDS encoding type II toxin-antitoxin system HicB family antitoxin, with translation MRTFTALLEKEEDMYVATCPEVGTVSQGHTIEEAVANLQEATKLYLEEFPCKETKRPLLTTFEVAEVAHA, from the coding sequence ATGAGAACGTTTACTGCACTACTGGAAAAAGAAGAGGATATGTATGTTGCCACCTGCCCTGAAGTAGGGACGGTGAGCCAAGGGCATACCATTGAAGAAGCTGTTGCAAACCTGCAAGAAGCAACAAAACTGTACCTTGAAGAATTCCCGTGCAAAGAAACAAAGCGCCCGCTTCTGACCACATTCGAGGTAGCTGAAGTTGCGCATGCTTAA
- a CDS encoding type II toxin-antitoxin system HicA family toxin — MRMLKKISGKECIKILCNKFGFVMVRQTGSHGILKKETPQGAVGTVVSLHKELKIGTLKGILRLGKVEEEDFAEYQ; from the coding sequence TTGCGCATGCTTAAGAAAATTTCTGGAAAAGAATGCATCAAAATTCTATGTAACAAATTCGGTTTTGTGATGGTTCGCCAGACTGGAAGCCATGGGATTCTTAAGAAAGAAACGCCACAAGGAGCAGTCGGAACAGTAGTTTCATTGCACAAAGAATTAAAGATTGGAACGCTTAAGGGAATTCTCCGGCTTGGCAAAGTCGAGGAAGAAGATTTTGCAGAATATCAATAA
- a CDS encoding uracil phosphoribosyltransferase, whose amino-acid sequence MARLSVDDIQDHAWEFPKSDNPFELAHGYGPNVHILNDPLLLAMIAKIGHPQTDQSSALRALGYFYQAAMHHVVRNEVGTNDSDIETRMSAHDPDHARYTGPMPSDEHGIVLVSILRGGAPATEKAKEYLAFATGRPVRTDYIMANRTTDEGHHVTGCAVSGAKLAENPSVDSKILVVTDPMGATGGTILGARDLYTGKLGLMNANFPLPERVGTYDRMVAVHLIVAPEYLVRMEKEFPDLRIYAGRVDRGLSHPDALKAPPGTMRSLERGLNDRQYILPGAGDLGAVFSGE is encoded by the coding sequence ATGGCTCGACTTTCAGTTGATGATATTCAAGACCACGCATGGGAATTTCCCAAGTCCGACAATCCGTTTGAGCTTGCTCATGGATATGGGCCTAATGTCCATATACTGAATGACCCCCTCCTTCTCGCAATGATTGCAAAAATCGGCCATCCCCAGACCGATCAGTCATCGGCACTGCGTGCGCTGGGTTATTTTTATCAAGCCGCGATGCACCACGTCGTGCGCAATGAAGTTGGCACGAATGATAGTGATATAGAAACGCGAATGTCGGCACATGATCCCGACCACGCGCGGTACACTGGCCCCATGCCCAGCGATGAGCACGGCATAGTTCTCGTTTCCATCCTGCGCGGCGGCGCGCCGGCAACAGAAAAAGCAAAAGAGTATCTTGCGTTCGCAACCGGAAGGCCTGTGCGCACCGATTATATCATGGCAAACCGCACAACTGATGAAGGGCACCACGTCACTGGCTGCGCGGTTTCTGGAGCAAAACTTGCGGAGAATCCATCGGTTGACTCAAAAATACTCGTTGTTACCGACCCTATGGGGGCGACCGGCGGCACAATTCTTGGAGCGCGCGATTTATACACGGGGAAATTGGGATTGATGAATGCAAACTTTCCGCTGCCAGAAAGAGTAGGAACATACGACAGAATGGTTGCGGTGCACCTCATCGTTGCGCCGGAATATCTTGTGCGCATGGAGAAAGAGTTTCCTGACCTTCGAATTTACGCAGGCCGTGTTGACCGGGGCTTGAGCCATCCTGACGCCTTGAAAGCGCCTCCCGGCACCATGCGAAGTTTGGAGCGTGGGCTCAATGACCGCCAGTATATTCTTCCCGGCGCCGGCGATTTGGGCGCGGTGTTTTCAGGCGAGTAG
- a CDS encoding DUF1189 family protein, with amino-acid sequence MVKTRCMVKIRELLATIMLAFNPAKYDVLAAQSKRKAMWYFCCMVFLVFIITSVLMVPNLLTLPQYLHEEIAKFDQLKLNVEYQQKEPVRITQNMPILTVDTINEHTDIDEGTVLITKNAIFYRFLPFGPGTKIVTGEENSLQGVNVILMILFVAALPVLLIGVFLYGLIKYLLVIILAACIGLVVARCVHYGLTFREVFNISMFAGTPLVVLGLLTKPFIPSLGYLEYVIFLVYFFLGCIKVGDFEEVKRRSQRSGKDHEFQEYK; translated from the coding sequence ATGGTCAAAACGAGGTGCATGGTGAAAATCCGCGAGCTGTTGGCGACGATTATGCTGGCATTCAACCCAGCCAAGTATGACGTCCTCGCCGCCCAGAGCAAGCGAAAGGCGATGTGGTACTTCTGCTGTATGGTATTTCTCGTTTTTATCATCACGTCGGTGCTGATGGTTCCCAACCTGCTTACCCTGCCGCAGTATTTGCACGAGGAAATTGCCAAGTTTGACCAGCTGAAGCTGAATGTGGAGTACCAGCAAAAAGAGCCGGTTAGGATTACACAAAATATGCCGATTCTTACTGTTGACACGATTAATGAGCATACTGATATCGATGAGGGAACCGTGCTGATAACCAAGAACGCAATTTTCTATCGATTCCTTCCATTCGGGCCCGGCACAAAAATAGTTACCGGCGAAGAAAACAGCCTGCAAGGCGTTAATGTTATCTTGATGATTTTGTTTGTCGCCGCACTGCCGGTGCTGCTCATTGGTGTATTCCTGTACGGCCTGATAAAATATTTGTTGGTTATCATCCTTGCCGCATGCATTGGATTGGTTGTTGCACGGTGTGTGCACTACGGCCTGACATTCAGAGAAGTATTCAACATCAGCATGTTCGCCGGCACACCGCTGGTGGTGCTTGGCCTGCTGACAAAACCATTTATCCCGTCGCTGGGTTATCTTGAGTATGTGATTTTCTTGGTGTATTTCTTCCTCGGCTGCATCAAAGTAGGTGACTTTGAGGAAGTAAAGCGGCGTTCCCAGCGCAGTGGAAAAGACCATGAGTTTCAAGAGTACAAATAG
- the rbcL gene encoding type III ribulose-bisphosphate carboxylase — translation MAGYEDFVHLEYKPKETDLLVSFQVHVPSWETVKRSVGAVASESSVGTWASVAGLKYEHVKKVAGRVYEIKKHGNAYWVKIAYPQDHFEAGNMSQILASIAGNVFGMKAVSGLRLQDIRWPKKIVKSFPGPQFGIPGVRKIFKEYKRPLMLSVPKPKVGMTVAEHCEIGRQIWSGGLDLLKDDENLTNQTFNPFTKRVALAHKIREKIEKQTGEKKSYLINVTSGTYKEMEKRVKFVANLGWEYVMIDIITAGWNAVHSLRELCQDYGLAIHAHRAFHGAFTRVPTHGFSMLATAEVARLLGVDNLHIGTAGVGKLVGSKEEVLEIQEHITKNTIAPNHATHGLGENWQNMRSTFPASSGGLHPTILPPVLDRMGTNIMLQIGGGIHGHPKGSYAGARAMREAVEAYMDGRSMEEAAKTCVELRQALEHFGYMRPR, via the coding sequence ATGGCCGGCTATGAAGATTTTGTTCATCTTGAGTATAAGCCAAAAGAGACTGACCTTCTTGTTAGCTTTCAGGTGCATGTGCCGTCATGGGAAACCGTCAAGCGCAGTGTGGGCGCAGTTGCGTCAGAAAGTTCTGTCGGAACATGGGCAAGTGTCGCTGGATTAAAATATGAGCATGTCAAAAAAGTTGCCGGACGAGTGTATGAAATAAAAAAGCATGGAAACGCCTACTGGGTAAAAATCGCGTATCCGCAAGACCATTTCGAAGCAGGCAACATGAGCCAGATTCTCGCAAGCATTGCCGGCAATGTATTCGGCATGAAAGCAGTGTCCGGCCTCCGATTGCAGGACATCCGCTGGCCAAAAAAGATTGTCAAGAGTTTTCCCGGTCCGCAGTTTGGCATTCCGGGCGTGAGAAAAATATTCAAAGAATACAAACGCCCCTTGATGTTGAGCGTACCGAAGCCGAAAGTGGGTATGACGGTTGCCGAGCATTGCGAAATTGGCCGGCAGATATGGAGCGGCGGGCTTGACCTTCTGAAAGACGACGAAAATCTGACGAATCAAACATTCAACCCATTCACCAAGCGCGTGGCACTGGCGCACAAAATCAGGGAAAAAATTGAAAAGCAGACCGGAGAAAAGAAAAGTTATCTCATCAACGTCACGTCAGGCACCTACAAAGAGATGGAAAAGCGCGTCAAGTTTGTCGCAAACCTCGGCTGGGAATATGTAATGATTGATATTATCACCGCAGGATGGAACGCTGTGCATAGCCTCCGCGAACTCTGCCAAGATTATGGCCTTGCAATTCATGCGCACCGCGCGTTTCACGGCGCGTTTACCCGCGTGCCAACCCACGGCTTTTCAATGCTGGCAACCGCAGAAGTCGCGCGCTTGTTGGGAGTTGATAATCTTCATATTGGAACAGCAGGCGTGGGAAAACTCGTCGGCAGCAAAGAAGAAGTGCTTGAGATACAAGAGCATATCACCAAAAATACTATTGCGCCAAATCACGCAACGCATGGACTGGGGGAAAACTGGCAGAATATGCGGTCCACATTTCCCGCATCGTCAGGTGGCCTGCATCCGACCATTCTTCCACCGGTGCTTGACCGCATGGGCACGAACATCATGCTGCAAATCGGCGGCGGCATCCACGGCCATCCGAAAGGAAGTTATGCAGGAGCGCGGGCAATGCGTGAAGCAGTTGAGGCATACATGGATGGCAGAAGCATGGAAGAAGCTGCAAAAACGTGCGTCGAACTGCGCCAGGCGCTGGAACACTTTGGATATATGCGGCCGCGGTAG